In the Glycine max cultivar Williams 82 chromosome 19, Glycine_max_v4.0, whole genome shotgun sequence genome, TTTggtttgtatttaaaaatactgACATGTGTTCCAAtacaaatttattagaaaaaagtaaaataaacacAAGGGTCATGATTTATTGGTAAAATGACTTTGGTCTTAAACAAAATTTTGCAACGGATTTTCAAGCATGCCATATATGTAAAAGCTCTAGCCAAAGTCCAGTCTCTCATCTCTCACCACAAAATAGGCCACCAGTGCTTATTGAAGGAATTAAGAGTGAGAGTATAACCACCCGAACCTGGAAAAAACAAACGAAGTTTTGGAGTTGTATTTCGAGATCATGAATGCAACTCATGTTCCTTGGACCGTATGAGTCCACCATAACAAAGGCCCTCTGCTTTGGTTGGGATGTCAATATGGCGGCTCAGCTTCTACTGATCAACGTAACTTTTGAAACAAACTATCAGTGATTAATGGATGTCTGGTGGATCCACACCATGAAGCTACCTCCAAGGGATAATGGAGGACTACAGGACCTTTCGGATTGAGGATATTTCCTACCAAGTATATCGTATTGTCCTTTCTAATATACAAGCTTTCCCAAttctataaaaatgaaatttatccaACATTTACTCCTAATAAAAAGGATGAAATCATTGCTGTTAAGCTTAgtaacacaaaccaaaatataTTAAGCTGGGTAGTGTTGCTTGTTTTATCCGTCGATGAAACACAAACGTGAGATTGATGAAAAGAGGAGTTTCCTTTATCACGGCGACAACAATGATAAATAAACTTGTCTACACCATAAACACTTATTTAAcactttttatttctctcctttttttgtcATGCATATTACCTATCACATTATCAttaatctttctttttctttgtgtcTTTCATTCTCATGATGTAGACTGGCATTTAGTGTTtacaaaacattatttttaagaCATGCTATTGAAATGTGACATTTATGCAGATTActggtttaaaattttaaacaatggCTGTTAGAATCAATTAACTTCAAAAGCATACATTatgcattaatttttaaatggatGCAACTAAATCCGCGTTCCTTTTAGATTAACCCcaaaataagcataattatAACTTCTATTTTAAAGGGGATATAGTATTTAGACAttcattttgtttaaatatgtaTTCAACATTTATCATTTCTTTCTATATCTCTTTTCCTATCATATTATATCACCTTCATAATGGATAAATATATTTGGACATCAATTCCTATTTAACACCTAgtgagagaaattaaaaagataaaagatatagatataataaataatatgatattgaTGGAATGTTTAAAATTAAGGAGTGTTCAAATATCATTGTCCTTGGAAAATACACATGGCAATTAGGTACTCGACAATTTTGCACCTGTGGCACAGTACATGATAGAACGAACCATAGCACTGACTAAGTAAGAACAACGTAAGTGAGAGTTTTGGGAATGGGAACAACTGGTATTATTATCCTTAACAGCTTCGTCTGGCAAGGAACCTCAAATTTTAGGCTTATCTCCCCTCAAACTTCGGTATAGTTCATCTATTTCAACCTGTTAGAATGTCACCAATTTGTGATTGTGAGGACATGCTATATAAATTAACTACTTTGACAGGGCTGCAAAAAGAGCAAGAGTGAGAAAAGGATCATATGTGATTACCTGATAATACTTGAGCATATTATTTCTTCGCTTCTTCATTGTTGAAGTGACCAAATCTCTTTCCATGTCAAATGGTTGCGGGTCTAATATGACCCCTTTGATATATTCAAAGCCCTTCAGCTATTACGTTGAAagacaaaaggaaaaaggaaaacaacaaAAGCACAAGAGCACCAAAAACCGGATTAGAACATATAAGCGTGTAGAAATAGTCACGAAGATGGAATAAGTAGTccatttacaatatatatatagttaaactATTATTTCAATATTCATGGATGTTACCTTGTTTCTCTCAGCGGTCATCTTGAGTTCAGATAACACGTGCTTCTTCAATTGGTCAAGAGAACATAGTTTTGAGAAAGGAGCCATGTGACCATTTGAAAATGCCCACTTCTTGGTAGTTTCTTCATTTGGAACTACTACTGCAACCAGAGCTGACTTGAAGCTATTCCCATAAACCCAGACCTAGCAGAacaaattaaaagcaaaaaagtgaaaaagaaaaatcactaGCATATATCATTAAGAGTCTAAGCAGGGGAAATTCTAGGTATCAAATCAACAGTACTAAATCCATGAAGATATGCTTACATCTTCAACTATTGGAGTGATTCCATAAACATTTTCCAAATGCTCAAGAGCGATATACTCTCCTTGAGAAAGTTTTATAAGGTTCTTCTTCCTGTCAATAATCTTTACAGCCCCATTAAGTTGCACTTCAGCTATGTCTCCTGAGGAAACCAGGCAATGACACAACACAATCAGATAAACACATGTaaatattcaaaacaaaaatagataCAGTTGAACCAACCTGTGTGAAACCATCCATCTTTTATGGCTTCCCTTGTTAACTCGGGGTTTTTGTAGTAACCAGTAAAAACAGTTTTCCCTCTGAGACATATCTCACCACATGAAGGACTTCCAAGAGGGTTGTAGCCCATCTCTGGAACCTCCTCCAGCCTCATTTCATTGTAGATAGATACAGGACCAACAGTGCCAAGCATGCACATTTCATCAGGATAGGCAAGAGTAGTTGACCCACAAGTTTCAGTCAAACCTGGATTAACCAACCATAATGTCAGCATTTCATTGTATTGCATGCTTTATGTCCCAAGTCTGAGAAATAATCGTATGATTCAAGATCACCATATGTCCATGTTCTTGATCAATTTCCATGTGGAACGTAGTTGAACTTTTTTCAGTTTATGAAAAGAGTTAATAAAACTTACGGACCACgtgaaaattgattgaaactaTAGACACGTGATAATCTATGGTGTATCTAATCTTCCACACGATAATCTCATATTATACAATAATTTCCTCCTAACTCCCAacacaaaagtttttttttttatcttttatttatgaattatgagCTGTATAACAAGAATGTTCCTTACCATAGCCTTGGCATACAAAGGCACAAGAAGTAACACGCAAGAATTCTTCCACCTCTGAGCTCAAGGGCGCACCTCCAGATATTATTAGTCGAACACGCCCACCTAGGCGAGCTTTGACCTGACTCACCCGGGTGAGGGAGAGAAGGGTGGAAAAAAAAGTCAAggttttacaaagaaaaatggaaTGAATTGGGAAATTGgcctttttaatttctaaaagcaGCTGGgattaaaatttggaaaataGCAGTTTTCAAATACAGGTTGGAAGATTAGATACAACCTTTCTGAAGGCTAACAGATCTGCTAAAGGTGATGCATTACAGTGCTTATATCCTTTGTTCATCCAACCAAGCTTGCTGTATCAAATATAGTGATAATAGCAAGATTACATGAACTGAAAATCGACAAACATATAAACAAAATCcaccttcataaaaaaaatagtcacaaGTATATAATTATAGAATATCAACTTACTGTTTGTAGAGCATGCCAAAAACTCTTCTCCTCACTGGATTGAGTTCTTCCACTGCTTTTTTGATACCTGAAACAAGATGATCTTTGATGAGTTTTATActgaattcaaataaaatatatattttctgctGATGTGTGAACTTGCCTTCATGGACCTTTTCAAAAACTCGGGGGACCCCAGCAAACAACGTTGGCTTCAATTCCATTAAATCATCCCTCAACGCATTTAGATCCTTCATGCAAGAGATTCCAAAAATTCATAAGATtcttaagtaaataaaatatttcttacgACGTATTCAAAAGGACAAGGAAATTGAGGGTCCTGTACTTCAAATTGGTTTCAGAAATTTACGGAAAATCATATGGAGAAATACATTGCTGGAAGATTATTAACTTAGTTAGACACAAATAACTGAACAGAGAAAT is a window encoding:
- the LOC100818394 gene encoding long chain acyl-CoA synthetase 1 — its product is MKGFAVKVEEGREGTNGELSIGPVYRNLLSKNEFPPLDPDLSTAWDIFSMAVKKYRKNRMLGWREFVDGKIGPYVWKTYEEVYDEVLHIGSALRASGAEPGSRIGIYGANCPQWIVAMEACCAHNLICVPLYDTLGPGAVNFIIDHGELDFVFVQDKKVIHLLNPDCKSAQRLKAMVSFTSLTEEEKDKAIAIGIKPYSWEEFLHMGKENPSNISPPQPNSICTIMYTSGTSGDPKGVVLTHENITVFVRGMDLFMEQFEDKMTVEDVYLSFLPLAHILDRTIEEYFFHKGASVGYYHGDLNALRDDLMELKPTLFAGVPRVFEKVHEGIKKAVEELNPVRRRVFGMLYKHKLGWMNKGYKHCNASPLADLLAFRKVKARLGGRVRLIISGGAPLSSEVEEFLRVTSCAFVCQGYGLTETCGSTTLAYPDEMCMLGTVGPVSIYNEMRLEEVPEMGYNPLGSPSCGEICLRGKTVFTGYYKNPELTREAIKDGWFHTGDIAEVQLNGAVKIIDRKKNLIKLSQGEYIALEHLENVYGITPIVEDVWVYGNSFKSALVAVVVPNEETTKKWAFSNGHMAPFSKLCSLDQLKKHVLSELKMTAERNKLKGFEYIKGVILDPQPFDMERDLVTSTMKKRRNNMLKYYQVEIDELYRSLRGDKPKI